A genomic window from Vanessa atalanta chromosome 7, ilVanAtal1.2, whole genome shotgun sequence includes:
- the LOC125065092 gene encoding membrane alanyl aminopeptidase-like: MATFRFFLLSAAFICANALSNPPVTRNTIFLDEKLEGQIFENIDDYENIAKNAVQLNYRLPTTTRPVHYDILWAVDIDRFMLTGRVEIQLVATQANVAEIVIHSHDQNLTSVQLQLGTTLIPQTYVVDSELHFLRVRLATGSLQYNAQTPIIYRLIIEFSSELRNDMYGIYRSWFRNTPSQATVSWMASTQFQATSARFAFPCYDEPSFKATFDIVIRRPTSYRSWSCTRIRETRNSVIPNYQEDVYHTTPVMSTYLLALVVAQYESMSVTQNNLLTYELIARESAIRERQGDYALEVGQLLTESMNVHTGIEYFSIHPNLKMTHAAIPDFSAGAMENWGLITYREAYLMYDQNNTNDYFKQLIAYILSHEIAHMWFGNLVTCEFWDSLWLNEGFARYYQYFLTHWVEDYMGLDTRFINEQMHTALLFDSSESAHPLTNPNIGSPASVRTMFSTISYNKGAAIIRMTEHLLGTVVHTDGLRRYLNERRFDIAAPIHLFRALETAGIAAGALSQYGNFSLVEYYRSWTEQSGHPILNVQVNHQTGDMIITQRRFSINTGYAASNLNYIIPITFATAANPNFNDLKPSHILSRAVTVVNRGSIGDQWVIFNKQQTGFYRVNYDPYTWDLIVVALRGANRTLIHEYNRAQIVDDVFQFARAGLMSYSRAFNILSFLENETEYAPWVAALTGFNWLRNRLAGTTYLTRLEAQISRWATNVMTQLGYTPVTGETFMRSYLRYQLAPLMCNLNVAACRNAATTQFRALVTIGTPVPVNSRNWVYCNGLRDGTVADFDFLWQRYNEHNTYTEKILLLQTLGCTPHAVSLNRFLNEIVTENFVIRPQDYSVAFNSALNGNEGNTRIVLEYIQNNLQAVLNAFGSASPLTSVISRLRTVAEINQFQTWANQNQVALGEYYQGITESTNSVRQSLLWVGTVQDDLDDYFVNGDAVVTPSTVTSPPVTTPVTVAPPQLVEPESPNLPDSAITSVLSVTALLLAFVVNVFV, translated from the exons ATGGCGACTTTCAGATTCTTCCTCCTATCGGCGGCATTTATTTGCGCAAATGCATTGTCAAATCCACCAGTAACAAGAAACACAATTTTTCTAGATGAAAAATTAGAAGGTCAAATATTCGAAAATATCGACGATTACGAAAATATCGCTAAAAATGCTGTTCAACTGAACTACCGTCTACCGACGACTACTCGTCCAGTCCACTACGATATTCTATGGGCGGTTGACATAGACAGGTTTATGCTTACTGGTAGAGTTGAAATTCAGCTGGTTGCTACTCAAGCTAATGTGGCTGAAATCGTCATTCACTCCCATGATCAGAACCTTACTTCAGTTCAATTGCAACTGGGGACTACGCTTATTCCCCAGACTTATGTTGTTGATTCTGAATTGCACTTTTTGAGAGTGAGACTGGCGACTGGATCTTTGCAATATAATGCACAAACACCCATTATATACAGACTTATTATAGAATTCAGTTCTGAATTAAGAAATGACATGTATGGAATATATAGGAGTTGGTTTAGAAATACGCCTTCCCAAGCCACAGTAAG CTGGATGGCATCAACACAATTCCAAGCAACTTCAGCGCGGTTTGCTTTCCCTTGTTATGACGAACCGAGTTTTAAGGCTACCTTCGATATTGTCATCAGACGTCCAACTTCTTATAGAAGTTGGTCATGTACGAGAATTAGAGAAACACGCAATAGTGTTATACC taaCTACCAAGAAGATGTCTACCATACTACACCTGTAATGTCAACATATCTACTCGCCCTCGTTGTCGCTCAATATGAATCAATGTCTGTTACACAAAACAATCTTCTCACCTACGAATTGATTGCAAGAGAATCAGCTATCCGTGAAAGGCAAGGAGATTATGCCTTGGAGGTCGGCCAGCTTCTTACGGAGAGCATGAATGTACACACTGGAATTGAATATTTCAGTATACACCCTAACCTAAAAATGACTCACGCTGCCATTCCTGATTTCTCAGCCGGAGCTATGGAGAACTGGGGTCTGATCACATACAG GGAAGCTTATTTGATGTACGACCAAAATAATACGAATGATTACTTCAAACAGCTGATTGCTTACATTTTGTCTCACGAAATCGCCCACATGTGGTTCGGTAACTTAGTTACCTGCGAATTCTGGGACAGTTTATGGCTTAACGAAGGCTTTGCCCGATACTATCAATACTTCCTCACTCACTGG GTCGAAGATTACATGGGATTAGACACACGTTTTATTAATGAACAAATGCATACGGCCTTATTGTTTGATTCTTCTGAATCAGCCCACCCATTGACTAATCCCAATATTGGTAGCCCTGCGTCAGTCCGTACTATGTTCTCTACTATATCTTACAATAAAGGTGCTGCTATTATTCGGATGACGGAACATCTCCTTGGTACCGTGGTACATACTGATGGACTTCGTAGATACTTAAATGAACG TCGCTTCGATATTGCAGCACCAATTCACCTCTTCCGAGCCCTCGAAACGGCCGGTATTGCGGCTGGCGCTCTTTCACAGTATGGCAACTTCTCATTGGTTGAATATTATAGAAGCTGGACTGAGCAAAGCGGTCATCCTATCTTAAATGTTCAAGTCAATCACCAGACTGGAGATATGATCATTACTcag cgTCGTTTCAGCATTAACACCGGATATGCCGCGTCGAACTTAAACTACATCATTCCTATCACATTTGCGACTGCTGCAAATCCTAACTTCAATGACCTCAAGCCTAGTCACATCCTTAGCAGAGCAGTAACTGTTGTGAACCGCGGCTCAATAGGAGACCAATGGGTCATCTTTAATAAACAACAGACCg GTTTCTATAGAGTTAATTATGACCCATACACTTGGGATCTAATCGTCGTAGCATTACGTGGTGCAAATAGAACATTGATTCACGAATATAATAGGGCACAG atcGTTGATGATGTCTTCCAATTCGCACGAGCTGGTCTTATGTCATACAGCAGAGCTTTTAATATTCTCTCTTTCCTTGAAAATGAGACCGAATACGCCCCATGGGTCGCTGCGCTGACCGGCTTTAATTGGCTTAGGAACAGGCTTGCTGGAACTACTTATCTTACTCGATTGGAG GCCCAAATAAGTCGCTGGGCAACTAATGTGATGACCCAATTAGGTTATACGCCAGTTACTGGTGAGACCTTCATGAGGTCATACCTAAGGTACCAATTGGCACCTTTAATGTGTAACCTGAACGTGGCCGCATGTCGTAATGCAGCAACAACTCAATTCCGTGCACTCGTCACCATCGGAACTCC AGTTCCTGTGAATAGTCGTAATTGGGTATACTGCAATGGTCTTCGAGATGGAACAGTCGCTGACTTTGATTTCCTCTGGCAGCGCTATAATGAACATAATACTTACACTGAAAAAATCTTACTTCTTCAGACTCTTGGATGTACACCTCATGCCGTATCACTTAACAG GTTCCTGAATGAAATCGTTACGGAAAATTTTGTTATCCGTCCTCAAGATTACAGTGTTGCTTTTAACAGCGCTCTTAATGGCAACGAAGGAAATACTCGTATTGTCTTGGAATACATTCAAAATAACTTACAAGCCGTCCTTAACGC TTTCGGATCTGCATCTCCTTTAACATCAGTAATTTCAAGATTGCGTACTGTTGCTGAAATCAATCAG ttccaAACCTGGGCTAACCAAAATCAAGTCGCACTGGGAGAGTATTATCAAGGCATCACTGAGAGCACGAACTCTGTACGTCAGAGTCTTCTTTGGGTCGGTACGGTCCAGGATGACTTAGACGATTACTTCGTCAATGGTGACGCGGTCGTTACCCCTAGCACTGTCACGTCACCACCAGTGACTACACCCGTCACTGTGGCACCACCGCAGTTGGTCGAACCTGAATCACCCAACCTACCTGATTCAGCAATAACATCCGTACTATCAGTTACAGCACTTTTATTAGCATTTGTGgttaatgtttttgtatag
- the LOC125065093 gene encoding membrane alanyl aminopeptidase-like → MVVRWIAFILGAALLQSLSALSPIPVPEDEWTEFWRMLRDPSYRLPTTTRPSRYEINLTPYFDITTAPNIRPFSFDGIAFIYITATEANVREIVMHCNDLTIQSVSVTLNNAQIGLTSDTFECEMPRSFLRIGTNEALQLGQQYVVRVTYTGNLQTNMRGFYRSWYRDSTGIRWMGTTQFQPGHARQAFPCYDEPSFKALFDITINRESNFSSSISNMPIRNAAILPNGRTAETFYTTPLTSTYLVAFIVSHYQKVSTNNNLQRPFDIYARDNAGRTGDWSLEIGEKLLEAMENYTQIPYYTMAQNINMKQAAIPDFSAGAMENWGLLTYREALILYDPQNSNHFYKQRVANIVSHEVAHMWFGNLVTCAWWDNLWLNEGFARFYQYYLTHSVAPDLGYDTRFIVEQVHSAMLSDSIDSAHALTNPDVNDPATVSAHFSVITYARGASVLRMTQHLLGEDTFVKGLRRYLDARKFDVAEPGHLFEALDAAAAEDNALAQYNGITIDRYFKSWSEKAGHPVLTVSINQRTGQMIVTQSRWNRDNGVSQFPSLWDVPITWTRGGAPEFNNLKPSQVLTAQVSTVQRGTEGHEWVIFNKQQTGFYRVNYDNTNWALLTRALRSNNRTLIHELNRAQIVDDLFAFGRAGVLPYNRVFNVLSFLKMEDGYAPWIAAITGFNFAASRLSYNSTHLQRLRNEIINLSTAVTARLGYTEVNSDTYMDGLLRMYVMTFLCNMGHPECTAAARQNFASWRSNTFLPANMRPWVYCSGLRQGTAEDFDYFWNRFLNEDLASEIVVMIQAAGCTTDQLSLDKFLDAIISNNDIIRPQDFSTAWNSAVTGNEENTARLFNWLRRNVNQVIANLGSAATPISNIASRLRNEEQINEFLAWLEQNREILGNDYNTGINGVTATRNNLAWSVRRVSEFLNYFDTGFVEDELDDITDEDGGTEDGGTEDGGNEDGGEDSGDGEPDSANIVTLSFVTLVTTVAISLMA, encoded by the exons ATG GTCGTTCGCTGGATTGCTTTTATATTGGGGGCAGCTCTCTTACAGAGCTTATCCGCGTTAAGCCCCATTCCTGTACCCGAAGATGAGTGGACGGAATTTTGGAGAATGTTGCGTGACCCATCCTACCGCCTTCCTACCACCACGCGGCCATCACGATATGAAATTAACTTGACTCCGTATTTCGATATCACTACTGCTCCTAATATTAGACCATTTTCTTTTGATGGTATTGCATTTATATACATCACAGCCACTGAGGCTAATGTCAGAGAAATAGTAATGCACTGTAATGATCTGACGATCCAAAGTGTGTCTGTCACTTTAAACAATGCTCAGATAGGTCTAACTAGCGATACGTTCGAGTGTGAGATGCCAAGGAGCTTTTTAAGAATAGGTACGAATGAAGCATTGCAATTGGGACAGCAATATGTTGTTCGAGTAACGTACACGGGTAATCTCCAAACGAATATGCGAGGTTTCTATAGGAGTTGGTACAGAGACTCAACTGGGATAAG GTGGATGGGTACAACCCAATTCCAGCCCGGTCATGCTCGCCAAGCATTCCCTTGTTACGACGAGCCCTCGTTTAAAGCACTGTTTGATATCACCATCAATAGAGAAAGCAATTTCAGTTCCAGCATATCCAACATGCCGATAAGAAATGCagcaat cttACCCAACGGAAGAACGGCTGAAACATTTTACACAACTCCACTAACTTCGACGTATTTAGTTGCGTTTATAGTGTCGCATTACCAGAAAGTATCgaccaataataatttacaacgcCCATTCGATATATACGCTAGAGATAATGCTGGAAGAACTGGTGATTGGTCTCTTGAAATTGGTGAGAAACTTCTTGAAGCTATGGAAAATTATACTCAAATTCCATATTATACTATGGCTCAAAACATAAACATGAAACAAGCTGCCATCCCAGACTTTTCTGCTGGTGCTATGGAAAATTGGGGTCTCTTAACGTACAG GGAAGCCTTAATTCTGTACGACCCACAAAATTCCAACCATTTCTACAAACAACGGGTAGCCAATATAGTATCGCACGAGGTCGCTCATATGTGGTTTGGTAACCTTGTCACTTGTGCTTGGTGGGACAACTTATGGTTAAACGAAGGATTCGCCAGATTTTATCAGTACTATCTCACACATTCG gttgCGCCCGATTTAGGATACGACACTAGATTTATTGTAGAACAAGTTCATTCTGCCATGTTATCTGATTCCATTGATTCTGCACACGCGCTTACAAACCCAGATGTTAATGATCCCGCTACTGTTAGTGCGCACTTCTCTGTTATCACCTATGCAAGAGGTGCTTCCGTCCTTAGAATGACTCAACATTTACTCGGAGAAGACACCTTTGTTAAAGGACTACGCAGATATCTAGACGCCAG GAAATTCGATGTAGCAGAACCGGGTCATTTGTTTGAAGCTTTGGATGCAGCAGCAGCTGAAGACAATGCACTCGCCCAGTACAACGGTATCACTATTGATAGATATTTCAAATCCTGGTCTGAAAAGGCCGGTCATCCTGTGCTGACTGTCAGCATTAACCAACGAACAGGTCAAATGATTGTAACTCAA TCACGTTGGAACCGCGATAATGGAGTCTCACAATTCCCCAGTCTTTGGGACGTTCCTATCACGTGGACGAGAGGAGGAGCTCCAGAATTCAATAACCTAAAACCATCGCAAGTCTTGACAGCTCAAGTGTCTACTGTTCAAAGAGGGACAGAGGGTCACGAGTGGgttattttcaataaacagCAAACTG ggTTCTATAGGGTGAACTATGATAACACTAACTGGGCTCTTTTGACTAGAGCTCTTCGTAGCAATAACAGAACATTGATTCATGAATTGAATCGTGCTCAG atcgTTGATGATCTATTTGCTTTCGGTAGAGCTGGAGTTCTGCCTTACAATagagtttttaatgttttgtcgtttttaaaaatggaagatGGTTATGCACCATGGATCGCTGCTATTACAGGTTTTAACTTCGCAGCAAGTCGATTATCATACAACAGTACCCATTTGCAAAGATTACGG aatgaaataataaatctgaGCACTGCTGTCACCGCACGTCTTGGTTACACCGAAGTAAATAGTGATACATATATGGACGGTTTACTTCGTATGTACGTTATGACATTCCTGTGCAATATGGGTCACCCTGAATGCACAGCAGCAGCAAGACAAAACTTTGCAAGCTGGAGAAGTAATACatt CTTACCAGCGAATATGCGTCCATGGGTTTACTGCAGTGGTCTTAGACAAGGAACTGCTGAAGATTTCGATTATTTCTGGAATCGTTTCCTCAATGAAGATCTCGCTAGCGAGATTGTTGTTATGATACAAGCTGCTGGATGTACAACTGATCAACTAAGCTTAGATAAATTCTTAGACGCTATAATATCAAACAACGACATTATCAGGCCACAAGATTTTAGTACTGCTTGGAACTCAGCAGTGACTGGCAATGAAGAAAATACAGCAAGATTATTTAACTGGCTCAGAAGAAATGTAAATCAAGTCATAGCTAA cctTGGCAGCGCTGCTACTCCTATAAGCAACATTGCTAGTCGCTTAAGAAACGAAGAACAGATCaatgaa TTCTTAGCTTGGTTGGAACAAAATCGTGAGATTCTCGGTAACGATTATAACACTGGAATCAATGGAGTCACGGCTACTAGAAACAACCTTGCATGGTCAGTTCGTCGTGTGTCCGAATTCCTAAACTACTTTGACACTGGTTTCGTTGAAGATGAACTTGACGATATAACAGATGAAGACGGTGGAACTGAAGATGGTGGAACTGAAGACGGTGGAAATGAAGACGGTGGTGAAGACAGTGGTGATGGCGAACCAGACTCGGCTAATATAGTTACGCTAAGCTTTGTAACTTTAGTGACAACAGTTGCTATAAGTTTAATGGCataa